In Colletotrichum lupini chromosome 6, complete sequence, a single window of DNA contains:
- a CDS encoding mitochondrial carrier protein gives MIHAAATPSSSSSSSAKNRFANRGLIGAVRILLREEGIRGLWSGLAPVLCKQGTNSAVRFTTFAMLQERVAARWPQLEGGVGSTLVLGGVSGVFTVYASMPFDNIKTRMQSVQSADVRYTGMVDCAARILRSDGVFAFWRGTSPRLVRLTLSSGITFTVYDQVVRLMKSAQTDRKASDLQRL, from the exons ATGATccacgccgccgccaccccctcctcttcctcttcctcgtccgcAAAAAACCGCTTCGCGAACCGCGGCCTCATCGGCGCCGTCAGGATCCTGCTCCGCGAAGAAGGCATCCGAGGCCTATGGAGCGGCCTCGCGCCCGTGCTCTGCAAACAAGGCACCAACAGCGCAGTCCGCTTCACGACCTTTGCTATGCTCCAGGAGCGCGTCGCGGCGCGGTGGCCTCAGCTCGAGGGCGGCGTCGGGAGTACCCTCGTCTTGGGCGGTGTGAGCGGTGTGTTTACGGTGTACGCGTCGATGCCGTTTGATAATATCAAGACGAGGATGCAGAGCGTGCAGAGTGCTGACGTGCGGTATACTGGTATGGTAGACTGCGCTGCGAGGATTCTGAGGAGTGATGGGGTTTTTGCGTTTTGGAGGGGTACGTCGCCTAGGTTGGTCCGGTTGACT CTTTCGAGCGGCATCACGTTCACGGTCTATGATCAAGTGGTGCGTCTGATGAAGTCGGCGCAGACAGACCGCAAAGCCAGCGACCTGCAGCGCCTGTAA
- a CDS encoding fungal specific transcription factor produces MPKTGSRVAAVATLSGRIAGAAGRISSPFNFLPSRINFGEGTTSDQAQTAERARQKISPWNITMSSTRAIKKSAFSCEPCRRRKVKCGGEQPTCNRCAARADECVYKLNPTLSYTSRLEHRIKELEAQLAAARAHAPSGAGAGAGPSEPSRTSSPSIGPSAGQSPMTDPHHFESQDEESVSESFKGLKVDDKGAITYHGSTSFFQLPSDRPSGSRDQQSTSDQAMQRRERLVANAWQQRALENMSDIPEPFQYLLNVHWCWIQPLFNFIYRPAFTRDMQTLGPYYSHTLMNAVLSHSIRWGRSDPATKDRLEEFYDGGALFGKHARSMVFEELSQGVCSIPTVQTLLLLSAQECSVGNSAQAWTYSGLAFRIIDHLGICVDGQRYPGSVQLADEDVEIRHRLFWSCYFWDKMISLYLGRSPSLQQTSVSPPQIMFDDSAENESWTPFGVVPEGGWKYPPAAAHSTSCFMQMCRLSITFNEILVHMYDPVRPNSQAEMQDCLAKQEVALRQWWDELPPHLKIEPTALPALAPPSHIITLNVLYRTFKILLYRPMLSQRGRVGDNLQPVQRYLGECVTSATGIIAIFDLFCRSFGISHCVLSLSYSVYIAASIFLLQVQSSVEDTQALRRLEYCVRILASVKRINPVISSALNLITRELVGLGIDIGALGLPKTAATPPMATYGIPQQSRHGAGAENNMPPTSVPPGPEATSSPEQIYNFPFVDTLGPEAFAIDPQVFQTMSSIEPLSVRVGAIDE; encoded by the exons ATGCCTAAGACCGGTAGTCGTGTGGCGGCCGTAGCTACACTTAgtggcagaatagcgggagctgctggcagaatatcctcgcccttcAACTTTCTTCCGTCCCGCATTAACTTCGGGGAGGGAACCACCTCAGACCAGGCGCAAACAGCAGAGAGGGCAAGGCAGAAAATTAGCCCATGGAACATCACCATGTCCTCCACGAGGGCCATCAAGAAGAGCGCCTTTTCGTGCGAACCATGTCGTCGTCGCAAG GTAAAATGTGGCGGAGAGCAGCCGACGTGTAATCGGTGTGCTGCCCGCGCGGATGAGTGCGTCTATAAACT TAACCCAACGTTGTCATACACATCACGGCTGGAGCATCGCATAAAGGAACTAGAAGCACAGCTTGCCGCCGCGAGAGCTCACGCACCATCCGGAGCGGGAGCGGGAGCAGGACCCTCAGAACCCTCCCGGACATCATCGCCTAGCATCGGGCCGTCAGCGGGCCAGTCGCCCATGACGGACCCTCACCACTTTGAGTCGCAGGATGAAGAGTCTGTGAGCGAGAGCTTCAAGGGCCTCAAGGTCGACGACAAGGGCGCCATTACGTATCATGGCTCCACGAGCTTCTTCCAGCTGCCGAGTGATAGGCCGTCTGGCTCGAGGGACCAGCAGTCGACATCTGACCAGGCCATGCAAAGGCGTGAGAGGCTTGTAGCCAACGCCTGGCAGCAGAGGGCGCTCGAGAACATGTCCGATATACCG GAACCGTTCCAATATCTGCTGAATGTTCACTGGTGCTGGATCCAACCTCTCTTCAACTTCATCTACAGACCTGCCTTTACTC GTGACATGCAGACATTAGGACCATACTACTCCCACACCCTCATGAACGCAGTTCTCTCCCACTCCATCCGCTGGGGCCGAAGCGACCCGGCCACAAAAGACAGGCTCGAGGAGTTCTACGACGGCGGCGCCCTCTTCGGCAAGCACGCGCGCAGCATGGTCTTCGAGGAGCTCAGCCAGGGCGTCTGCTCCATCCCCACCGTCCAGACACTCCTGCTCCTCAGCGCGCAGGAGTGCAGCGTGGGCAACAGCGCCCAGGCCTGGACGTACAGCGGCCTCGCGTTCCGCATCATCGACCACCTCGGCATCTGCGTCGACGGGCAGCGGTACCCCGGTTCCGTCCAGCTCGCGGACGAAGATGTCGAGATCCGCCACCGCCTGTTTTGGAGTTGCTATTTCTGGGACAAGATGATTAGTCTGTACCTCGGGCGCTCGCCTTCGTTGCAGCAGACGTCTGTGTCGCCGCCGCAGATTATGT TTGACGACTCGGCCGAGAACGAGTCGTGGACGCCCTTTGGCGTCGTACCGGAAGGCGGCTGGAAGTATCCCCCCGCGGCGGCGCACTCCACCTCGTGCTTCATGCAAATGTGCCGTCTCTCGATAACCTTTAACGAGATCCTCGTCCACATGTACGACCCCGTGCGGCCCAACAGCCAGGCCGAGATGCAGGACTGTCTCGCCAAGCAAGAAGTCGCCCTGCGTCAGTGGTGGGATGAGCTGCCTCCACACCTAAAGATCGAACCCACGGCTCTCCCAGCCCTGGCGCCGCCGTCGCACATCATCACGTTGAA CGTCCTCTACCGCACCTTCAAGATCCTCCTCTACCGTCCCATGCTGTCTCAGCGCGGAAGAGTAGGCGATAACCTGCAGCCGGTGCAGCGGTACCTCGGCGAGTGCGTGACTTCGGCGACGGGAATCATCGCCATCTTTGACCTCTTCTGCCGCTCCTTCGGCATCAGCCACTGCGTGCTCTCCCTTTCGTATAGCGTGTACATTGCCGCGTCCATCTTCCTGCTCCAGGTGCAGTCCAGCGTCGAGGACACGCAAGCGCTGCGGAGACTGGAGTACTGCGTCCGTATCCTGGCGTCCGTGAAGCGCATCAACCCAG TCATCAGCAGCGCCCTCAACCTCATCACCCGCGAGCTCGTCGGCCTAGGCATCGACATCGGCGCCCTCGGCCTCCCCAAGACGGCCGCAACGCCGCCCATGGCAACCTACGGCATCCCGCAACAGAGCCGCCACGGCGCCGGCGCCGAGAACAACATGCCCCCGACGTCCGTGCCGCCCGGCCCGGAGGCCACCAGCTCCCCAGAGCAGATATACAACTTCCCTTTTGTCGACACCCTCGGCCCCGAGGCCTTTGCCATTGACCCGCAGGTCTTCCAGACCATGTCTTCTATAGAACCGTTGAGCGTCAGAGTCGGCGCGATAGATGAATAG